TGGTAGAactggaaacagaaaaagaccCTGTTAAATAAAGTGCTATAACAAATACATTGTTACAGACGTTACAAATGTTTCTATAGAAGTGAACTACACAACTTCCTATAGACAAAAACCACCTTAAATTTCATTGTAACAAGAAAAAGTCGCAACTCTATTTCTATAATAATCAGATGTGTGTTTCATTTACAATCTTATCTCACTGagacaatattttattcatataaCTAAATAGTCAACAAGCAAACAATATTAATTGTAATACAATCAATAAATGCCAGAACCCAAAGgcaatatatgtgtgtgtgtgtgtgtgtgtgtatacttgtACTTCCTACATAGTAAGGACTGGAACAAGATTTTAACCAAcagagtgaggacattttttaCGTCAAGGAAGGACGAATTACGTCAAGGTTAGAGTAAGGGTCTAGGAAACATATCATGTCAACGAGGGTCTATAGGTTCACAGCTATAGAAGTACAaggataagtgtgtgtgtgtatttacatatcagctttatactgtattttcacCGTGTCCAGTGATTCCTTCAGACTCTTCTGGTTTAAATAAACTTCAAGTATTCACATATTGGAAATGTCTGTCTTGCTGTGCAGCTGTATGAACATACCGTGAATATGATGAGTCACACTCAGATGATTTGCATGCAGCATTTACagtattgttttacattttggaacCACTAACTACTTGCTGGCAGAGCTTTAAAAAGAGTAAATAAATCTTGATCaaagaaacacattaattaTATTGTTGCTGTTCAGACGATGTGCTTTGAAGCGAATCATCCTGTTGACATTTGAACTTGAAagtcagtttttttctttccctatTTTAGCCCTAACAGAGAGATCTAAATCAATGTACCATATGTTTGTTggacaataatataatatatataataacatgcATGCCGCACTTTGAAGTCAAGTTattttgataatatttctgtgAAAGGAAGACGGATGTATCCAGCTGTTTATATGTcgttaaattaatatatttagattttcttATGCTCAGAGATAACTTATGctctcattttaaaatcaacaaactctttctgacttttgggttcgGTTGTATCTAGATGTCACTATATTTGCAAACTTTCGCACGTGTGCACTTGCTTCATCACAGTTGATCTTGTCTCTGCAATGCCAGATATACCGGACGCCACTTAAAAACGTTTTTGTTTTGTCGAGTTTGAAGTGCATATGCAgtcaaataaacaagaaaagcaAGACGAAATTTGTCAACAAAGAGCGACAAATTGTTTGGAAGAACTGGTAAACTTGACAAAGGCTGTACGAAGTCAGGTAACATAgcagaaagagtgacaaagtccACAGAGGCAGGAGGTTCTGGTGGATGACTGTGTCAAATAGAGGATTTTAAACTAGGAGACTGGGGTTTGTGCCCCATGTGAAAACTAAAttgatgttttaatttttgACTCAGTTGACTTtggggttaaaaaaaacattattcttCACTTTTttggcaacaaaactacttggttaggtttagtaaaatatcgtggtttgggttaaaataataaGGCAACTTTGAATTTGGGTGCAGAAATAATGTGTTCTGGGGCTGGGTGATGTGGATTATAAATATTTTCTCCCAAATATTTTCTCccattttctccaaaataaCAGCATCAGTTAAATGGTGGTTGAGGCCATTTTTTCTCTCACCTTCAGAGATCATAGGATACAAGGCCTTTATTTTGAAGCCTGCTTAGACACAGGTCTTTATTTTTACTTCCCTTTGTTTGATAATGTTTTAGTATGAGGTCTCCTTGCTTTCTGATCTGCTCCTCTTTTACCATGCTAAAGTAACTGCATTATGCTGTTAATACCAATAGtgcagtttttaaaatatattattttaatcatttccaGATATAGTGATCAAATATCTTCAACATCTATGTACCTGTTGCATTGGTGTGATAACTGAAAACAATTAGCACTTATTATTTTGTATCTGACATTCATTCAGAGACTAATAGGTTTTGTGGCATTCAGTCATTTCAGCTATTAACAGACTTTGACCACCCCAAAAATCCTTTTGTtggaagaaaataataaataaccacAGCGAAGGAAGTAAATTCATGAAATTCATGTTACAAACAACAGCACATTTGATCTTTGTGAATGGaaattatatatgtttttatttgagatGTGAGATCTAATCACAAGTGGTCACTCAAGAAGCATGTGGAGACGCATTCTAATGCAGGTGTGAACTGACGTACTTGGAGCTTTCCAATTCTGATTGGATCAACCAATACTAGGGGTGCCGCAATTTCGATTCTAAATCAAAAACAGGATTGGTGATTCtcccagtttttttttctctttcttgaaATTTTCCTTTAATTACTTTGGAGAGTCTGTGACTGTGTGGGAGAGGGAACGCGAGTCTCCTGCaatgaataattataatatgACTAGATCTGTCATATCGCTCATCAATTGATACTCTTATACATTGGTTATGTTTGATATATAACTCAGCCGTGCTACCTTCATAAAGCTGGTGGTCTGTTCTGGATGCAGCAGACACACTCGCAGCTTGTTGCCTCTGTACGGCATCTCCAACATGTCGAATGCCAGTGCCTCAGGGACTGCGAGCAGCACAGCAACCAGCCAGATCAGAGTCACCTCCACTGCTTTCCACAGAGGGATCCCCATCCCCTTCACCCTGCTCCATGATGTCACTGCATGGTAACTACGCAAACAGTATACAAACACAGATCTATGCATTGGCTGCATCCAGCGCTAATGTTTGTCGTGTGTAGGGAAGTATTCTACTTACCGGTCAATACTGAGGGCGCACAGGCTGAGGACGGTGATCCCCACTGAAGCTTTCTGGATGAACGGCATCAACTTACAGACATACACGCCAAATGGCCAGTCCTCGGCTATTAActgcagagaaaatgaaaggacCCAGACATAGAGGAAAGATTTATAATGAGAGAAATTTAAGAAGTGTCACCTGTGTAAACACATGGACAGACCTCCTGAGGTTCATGTAGGGGTCCATTTATACTTGTGTCTTTCATTATTACTAAAACAGCTAAAGATAAAATCAAAAAGACTGTGGTCTTTCTCCCAGGGGTTATAAAATCAGTTCAGCATCAGGACAGTGTCTTTAACAATACATCAGGCTACACATGCAAAACCACCTTTATTATCGATTCAGCAGATCCTGTTTTTCATTCAATCTCATTatcatctttaaaaataaaataaaaatacctgaAGTGCAGGACTTTTAAGGCAAATAAAATTGGAATCAGAGTGATTATTACTCAGATTTGCCTGGATAAAATGCAGCACACCATTCCAGCTTCGGCTCTGATTTGGATAATGAGACAAGCTGGAACTTCTGACTGGCACACAGTGGACACAATCATGGTTACAGTGAGAGTTGCACATTTGGCATTGACTGCATTTGCACCCAAGCCCCCTAGATAGTTTCActtcaaacacacaaagcaaGTGAGGAAAACAAAGACATAGTTTTTCCTCAAACCCCAAATGCTTAAGTTGTCCCTAACTGTTGGCTCGCGTCTGCATTTAGTGAGTTTTTTAGTTTGAATGGTCCCTTGTAGTCTAGGTGGGAAAGTCTGCAGAGACTGGGAAATGAACAAAACCACACAAGACACACTGAACATATAGAGACTAACCACAGCAATAAAACACTGCTAACCACAGGGTGCTACAAGAAAGGCGTTGAAACAGCTCACCCATAACTGTGAAAGTGCAGTGCAGGGAAATTGTTTCAGATAAAGATCATACTAAATTAGACACAGACCCAGGAATGGgtaataaatttaattaattggaagttgtgttttttgcatATTGCCAAAAATGCCTGAATTGTTGTATTAGTATTTTATGTCATGTGCAAAAGCTGTatcttattattttaaattgaaaaaattCATTTGATCCACAGGTTTGATATGACCATGAAAACGTTATTATCAGTTCCAAAAAGTTGAGTGTCTTTGAACTACAGACCTGGCAGAGATCATCGGTCCCATGCaacaaacagaggaaacactggaaacatacaaacagacagacacaaaggaTAAATGTGGTCACCTTAAACACATTGATGGGTATGGCGATGATAATATAAAGCAGGTCCCCAAGTGCCAGGCTGCCAATCAGGACATTGGGTCCGTTCCTCATACACTTGTTCTTATATATGATCCTGAGCAGTGATGAGTTGCCGATGATCCCCACCACAAAGATCAGACAGGATACGATGGTGTTCACATACTTGAACGTGTGCTTGATCTCTGTGGGCTTTATGCACATTGGGGGGAAGGAGCCCCGTGGCCGGGCCGGCTGTAGGGGCTGAATCGGGATGGAGGCGTTGTTCTTGGAGGGTTCTATCACCTCGGGGTCGGCCTGGGAGTCGCGGACAAACCGAGAGGCTGCGACCTCCGCGACCatcaggagagacagcagagcGACGGCCCTCATCCTCGCACGAGCCTGGCACTCACACAGTAAGACGTTCCCCCACTCAGTCTAAAAATACACACTCAAaggcactcacacacacatattcacacgcttacacacattcacacaacgGGCCTTGCTCCGGGCCTGGCAGCATGGGTCTGAATCTGTGCTCGTTTGTCCTGCAGAGAGAGTAGACGAACCATCATGTTACATGCAAACACAATatgttttgtacagacattcatggtccccagaggatgaatcctaacgACTTGATCTCTTGGATTTTCCTCTAGTGCCTCCATTGTgcttttgattaaaaatgtcttggcgactattggatgaattgccatgaaGTTTGATTTACTCATACAGTTCTCCCTTGGGAATTgtcactttggtgatcccctggcttttcatgaaaatgttaatttgtccaacactttggtttctgacacacaaacattcagataAACACAGTTTAACCAACAACGATTTCAGCATTTTCAGCAATCAATGTAAGGTTAAACAACACGGATTCCGTTACATAATGCAATGTACTGGCTAAAATTTTACCCAGATTCAGCATGATGGTATTTATAGCCATTAGCTATATCCCTGTTGTTCAGTAGActgcagtgttgtcacatgGTAAACAAGGTTAACGGTTAATAGTTAATTCTGTGATTTAATAATCCCACAGGTATCCATTGACCAACATGATTCCCGAAAAACTGGCAGCCTTTAATGCGTGTCTGTTTTCAGTTTCCTCTCTTGCTaaacaatcaaaagaaaaatggTTCTTTATATCTTGCTGTGACTTTCTTATGTTGACTAGACATATATCTACACGGGGGTGAGAAGTTTTTGTCTCATTTGGCAAGTCTCCAAATTGACACATTTAATTATTAGGGAAGGGAGAAGTAAGTTTGCACGTCTGGATGGGTTGTAAACGACGCTGCTGTGTGTTAATGAATGTGGGGAGACAGTCATTGTGATCACTACATTCCATTAAATGGCATAAGAGCAGTAACAGAACATGTACACAATGTATGTCATTACAACCCCAAGAACATTTATGTATAATTGAACAgtattataaaataaagaagAGGGTGTGAAACAACTAGAAAGAGCGGAGgacagcaaaacacaaaacagacaaatggAATAGTGATAACGGAGTTTAGGGTTAGGAACAGCGCttctgtgtgtcctgtgtgtgtgtgagagagatactttctttctctcacagaCGACCCTAGCTATTCTCTGAGCCTCTTAAGAATCACGTGTAGCCTACCACCCAGAATGCCCTGGGGCGTCTTTTGGGATAAATAGCCTTATTGACAATCATGGTAAtatcagtgcacacacacacacacacacacacacacacacactcacacacacacatacaatctCTCCATCTCTGAGCAAATGTGCTTGGTCTGGAAAGGCAAAGGTTTGGGGACAAATGCttactttactttttaatgATCACATCTAAGAATGTGGTTACACCATAAAAACGCACATCCACCCACCCAccaacacactctctctcaaaCTTAAATGACATTTATAGTTCCATTTGGCTCGGAAACACAGAGCCCCATTCTGTtcgcacacacaaagacacaaaatcaCATGGATGaactcacacacagta
This portion of the Micropterus dolomieu isolate WLL.071019.BEF.003 ecotype Adirondacks linkage group LG19, ASM2129224v1, whole genome shotgun sequence genome encodes:
- the LOC123957986 gene encoding endothelin receptor type B-like, yielding MRAVALLSLLMVAEVAASRFVRDSQADPEVIEPSKNNASIPIQPLQPARPRGSFPPMCIKPTEIKHTFKYVNTIVSCLIFVVGIIGNSSLLRIIYKNKCMRNGPNVLIGSLALGDLLYIIIAIPINVFKLIAEDWPFGVYVCKLMPFIQKASVGITVLSLCALSIDRYHAVTSWSRVKGMGIPLWKAVEVTLIWLVAVLLAVPEALAFDMLEMPYRGNKLRVCLLHPEQTTSFMKFYQDVKDWWLFGFYFCFPLACTGIFYTLMSCEMLSRKKGMRIALNDHMKQRREVAKTVFCLVLIFALCWLPLHLSRILKKTIYNQNDPNRCELLSFLLVMDYIGINMASLNSCINPIALYFVSQKFKNCFQSCLCCWCYRTSPLDERGSGGRWKGSYHVNGLDRSSSRSSQKYTSSS